Below is a genomic region from Chroicocephalus ridibundus chromosome 31, bChrRid1.1, whole genome shotgun sequence.
TCCTTTTATCGGGGCTTAGAGAAAATCCGCGATGAAAAATTTGCCCCTGGAAAGAGGTTTTGCCGCCGCATCCACCACGGGGGAAGGGATATCTGTGCGGGAGAGGAAAACGCACCCCCTTTTCCCATGGTCCCCGAGCTGGAGGGGCGTCGGGGTGCGGAAAAGGGACCCTTTGGGGGAATAACATCCCTTCGGGATGGGGATTATGGATTTTTTTAGGGAATAGGGATGTTTCAGAGCAATGCCAAAAGCCTTTTGCGGGTGCCCCAGAGGTTGGCATCACTGGAAGGATTTATCCGAGATCTTCCCGGTTATCCCTGGTTAAAACGGAGAATTAATTTCTCTCCGCAGGATCGCGGTGCCCTCGCTGTCCTACCTCGAGCCTCCGGATCGGGAAGAGCCGCCGGTGACGTCTCCGTGCCAAGGGCCACCGCGACAAGGTGTGTTGGGGACAGGGCAGCGCCGGGCGTCCCCTCCTAACAGCCGCCTCAGCGTCAGCAAACGCCGGTGGTTTCCTCCCCCAGGACGGGGAAAACACCGCTGTCGGGGAGAGATTCTCCCAGATAAGGAAAATCCAAGGAGGAAAGTTTGAGGATGAGGAAGTGCCGCTGCACGGTAGGAAAATGCGGCGGCCTCAACCGTagctgaacacacacacacacacacatgcaccccgtgcctcagtttcccctggcTGTGCCCGCACCCCCCTGCGGTGCTGACAAACTGCAGGcgagaaggggggagaaaaaagcaccttaaaaccaggaaaaacaaCTCTTTGGGGCGGCTCCTCCCGGCCGAGCCCCACCCCGGAGCCGGGGGAGCGCCGGGAATTCCCGGGTGGGGATCGAGCCGCATTCGGGGTGGGATGAGGGCACAGGTCGCTGCTCTCTCTCCCCGTGATGGGGTCGGAGTCCGCTCCGGCAACCTGGGCAACTCCTcgaaagagggatttttttgtttggtttttctttttaaatatccaCGAATCCCCTGTTTGCACTGAAAAATCCTGCCTGAAAAATCCCGGAGTGGGATCCGGCCTCCCTCCCCGAAAGCACGGTGTCTATTTCGGGGATCCGTTGGCTAATTTAAGCCGGGGGCAATCGGAAACCTCGCAGCTGGGGGCTAAAATTAAGAGGTGGCCGCGGGGaaccggggagggggtgggggcacaggggaggggaTCTGGTcttttttccttgggaaaaaaggGATGGAATcatcccctcccccctcctccctgcccctttAAATTGGGGATCGGGATGTGACAGGGACACAAAAAGATCCTGAAGAGCATGAAAAAGAACTGCCCCCCCCCTCGTCCTCAGCATCCCGATGGGATGGCTCCCAGCGgcagggatttacaagccggTGCGGCGAGCTGCCGGGAAAAGAGGCCAAatcctccccccccagctcccaaaTTTACTGCCGTGTCCCCCCAAACCACCACCCTACGGCTACACCCGATGCCGGATCGGTGACGGTCCCAGTGGGAATCTCACCGGAAAACAAACCCCGGGCTCGCGTCCGACGCTCACCGCCGTCTTCCTCCCGCTCTGGCGGCTGAGCCGGAGCCAAGCGCGACCGTTCCCTTCCTCCCAACGCCGGAGCGTCGGCGCAGCCGGCTCCCAGCCAACCTCCAAGCCCCACCCCGGCACGGGGCCTCGCTTCCCCCTTCCCGGGGGgttccttggggttttttccttccaccccccaccccggttcCCAAAACCCTGGAGAGAGTCGGCGTTGGCTTCTCACCGGGATGAAGAGGCGGATGGCTTCGTCCTTTCCCGTGGCGGGCGGGAACGCCGTCGCGCCTCGATTTCCCGGCGTCGCCAGGGGAAGACGCAGCACCGCGGCTCTGGCCGAGGAGAATCCCTGGGGAAACAGAAATGAAGCTGGAAAAATCCCTGCCGGCTCCAGAGGGAAGTGGGGGATTCCCTACGGAGCAGTGgagcgcccccccaccccccccaaaaaaaaaaaaaaaaaaaaaaaaaaaatcctcggCCAACTCGTAATGCTGCAGCCTCCGCTCGTTTAAATCCCAAATTAGCCTCGTCCTCAAGGATCATCTAATTAAGAGGCAAACGAGATGCCGGCTGCTTCGCTGCTGGTGTTTGAATCaacctccccaaaacccccccgtCGACTGTCCCACGCATGTTTTAACTAAAAACGGCATTTTTATGAGGGAAACTGAGGCCGGACGAGGAGCATCAAAGccaaaaaatggggagaaaatggGGTTTTGCTCCCATCCTCCTGCAGCTggcggaaaaaaaataataatagaagcTGGaaactctgaaaaaagcaggaaaataaaaaggtcttTTACCCAGGCTGGGAAAAACGGCGTTTTATTTGGGGTGAGAAGCGCTAGTATCGACAGATCAGAGGAGGAACCAAGATGTGACAGTGGGAGAAGTCCACGACGCTGCCCAGCTGCTTTCACTGATATTTGGGGAGAAAACGGAGCTGTTTCTGGCAAATCCTGGCCAGGAAAATCAAAAATCGCAAGGGAATCTTCCTCCCCGGATCCCGTTTTCCCCTGGTTTTACCCTAAATGTGCCCTAACGCCCACACAGGATTTAAAGGGTGAGAGAAGATAAACACGCCGCTTCTAGAGGGAGTCTGTAATAAGGCCAGGCAGGTAATTAAGTGGAAAATTAACGAAGGGAGACGCACAGCAGCTCAGCGCCGCCTGACGAGGTTATTTCCCAGCCTCCCGACGCCTGTAACTACCCCGCGGCAGGGAGTTACGAAACTCATTCCCTTTCTTCACATCGGATTTaccttttttccagcaaaaatggCGGTATCGGAGCGGAACAAACACCGGGAGAGCCAGAGCCGAGGGGAGAGGggggattttaattaattttctgcttcCTTGACACAAATTTGAGGCAAAAAGTGGCTGAAAGCTGCTTCAAACCCAAACCCGACGCTGGTTTTTCGCCCACCGCCGAGCCAGGAGCTGCGGCATCTTTCACCAAAGCCGATGaaccagcagcacagcccccccGGGTACCTCTAAATTAATTGCTTTCGGACTAATTAAACTCAGAGTCCCATAATGAGGAAGCTGAACCCAAGTGACATCACCGAGGAGGTGAATCCGGGACGCCGGTGCCCCGGCAGAGGATCTCGGCCCCACCGCACTCGGAGATTCCCCGTTCCGCACCAGGATTCCCCTGTTCCACAGGTAAATCCAGCTGGAGGCTCATCTTCGTTACCTAATGAGCAGGAGGGGAAGATGCAGGGGACCCGCTAACGAGCGACCCCAAATCGCCCATCCGCAGCCCAAAAAGCAGCGTGTCGCTGCTGATGGAGGTCGAGCGAAACCCCACCTGTGAGAATCGCTCCAAACCTccgctccctgctgcctcctgcttaTCGTTAATCAACTAATTAGCGACTGTTGGGGGTGTGTCTCTGCCCCATCCACGGAGTGCAGACCCACCACTTTGGGGTGCTCCAGGAGCAGCCGGGGCGCGGCGCAGAGTCGTCACCCCGCGAAACGGGGTCAGGGGACAAACACAAGCGTttcgggtgggttttttttaaccaaaattcaAAGCGTCTTTTAACACCAATCTGCTCCCGTGAAGAAATTAAACTGTAGAAGGCTCAAAGAAATAAGTCTCTCTCCTGACGAGTCAGATCTTAACGACTTGAGCGGCAACACACGGGCTCTTCCGCTCGCCCTGAGCGTCCTCCCGCTGTAGGTACAGGCGGCCGTAGGTCCCCCCGACCTGGCCCTTCGTCAGCCGGCCGGGATTGATGCAGACGCAGCCCAGCACGTCCTGCGGGAATACGGAAGCGATGGTCACGGATCCTGATGCCGAGAGACGCGACCACCCGGCTACAGGTGACATGGACACTAAGAGCCACCTGGCTACAGGTGACATGGACACTAAGAGCCACCTGGCTACAGGTGACATGGACACCAAGAGCCACCTGGCTACAGGTGACATGGACACCAAGAGCCGCGACCGCCCGGCTACAGGCGACACGGACACACAGAGCCGCCTGGCTACAGGCGACACGGACACCGACAGCCGCCTGGCTACAGGCGACGGAGATGCCAACAGCCATGACCTACGAGCTACAGCCCCGAGACTGTGCTTTATTCGTGCTGTAAACTGGATTTTGCCCAAATACGGGGGTAATTGACACGGCCCCCCCACGACATCCTTCTCCCTTAAACTGGAGGGACCGGGATCCGATGGGCGGACTGTTTGGAGGATgaggttgcatccagagggtggtggtcgaCGGCTCCGTGTCCGGATGGAGGGGgtgaccagtggtgtcccccCGGGGTCCACACGGGGACCAGCACTGTTGGACGTCATCATCGACGACACAGACAGTGGGACCGCGGGCTCCCTGGGCGAGTTTGTGGACGAGGCCCAGCTGCGTGGCACGGTGACACACCCGAGGACGGGACGGCGcccggagggacctggacaggctccgCAAGGGAGAACCCCTCCTGAGGGTCACGAGGTCCTCGGCATCAGCCTCGGGGGGACCCCTGGTACCAGGCACAGGCccgagagcagccccgaggagaagccGGGGCCCAGCGATGTGCGCTggtagcccagaaagcccccatcaacctgggctgcatccccagcagcgtggccagcagggcgaggggggggttctgcccctctgctccgctcgggggccGTCAGAGGGACACGGAgccgtgggagcggggccggaggaggccccggagatgctgggagggctggagcccctctgctgtggggccgggctgagctgggggggttcagcctggagaagagaaggctccggggagaccctggagccccttccagtccctcaaggggctccaggaaagctggggagggactctggagcagggaggggagccgtgggacaagAGACAGGGGTTTTAAGgtaaaaaaggggagatttaggtgaggtatcaggaagaaatccttggctgtgaggggggtgagcccctggcccaggttgcccagagaagctgtggctgccccagccctgggggggttcaaggctgggctggacggggctcggagcagccTGGgatggtgggaggtgtccctgggggtgacactgggtggcctttaaggtcccttcgagCCCAAACCGGTCAGCGATTCTGTGACTCCAGCAGGCCTGTGCTGCTGACTGACCTTAACGAAGTACCGCAGCTCTGAGGGGGCGACGAGGACGTCCGGGGTGACGGGTAACGAGGCGTAGCTGTAGAAGCTCTCGTAGTCGACATTCAGCTCCTCCGAGGGGGGGTACAGCGGGTAGTAACTGCCGGCAGAGGGGGGGAAAGACGTTACCACAGCCTTTGTCTGTAGCTGCAAGGCTCGGACACAACCAGCAGATAATTTTGGGGTAGAAAGCctgatttctgcttcttttgcctGTCCCAGGTACCTGCCATCTCCGGGGGCAGCCATCAGCCGGGGAAGGCTGACGCACACCAGTCCGGAGGATTTACAGCGCTAAAACCCTCTGAATCCTGCCTTTAAAGGGTTatcaaaccccaaaccaacagtTTTTTAGGTTAAAAGAATGACTTTAAAGGGGAAGACAGCAAGGACAGTACAGGGCTCCCCTTATTTGGCcacaaaaaaagccctttttgggTTCGAGCGGGTGTTTGCAGTACGCCCTCACCTCCTCTGCGTCAGGACGTGCTTGAGGATTCGTGTGAACCTGTCCGAGATCCCAGATGAGCTGCGAGAGAAAAGGAGCTGTAAAACTGttaaggaaagggaggaaaaggcccaaaaaaaaaaaaaaagcttccaggcTGTGCTGATTAATTAGGCACGCAGCCTAATTAACGACCtgagagctgctctgcctggcacTGCGGGAcgggggcagctctgcctccccgTCAGATGCGCCAGGAGAGAAACGAGCCGCCAGAGGGGACAACCGAGGGGCGACCCCGCCCTGGGATGACGCCTCCTGCCCAGATCCTGCGAATCTGGGGCTGGATCCGGAGATTCCCCGCTCCGACGCGTTCCCGAATCCGGGCTTCCCGCCAGCGCCCACCTGCTGATCTCCTCAACACTCATGTGGAAGATCAGGTCGGTGGAGGTCAGGCCCAAAACGACGCCGTCGACGTCCAGGGTGCAGGGCTCCGACACGAAGTGCACGCGCTGCGGGGACGGAGGGCGGCGCCGGGTCAGGCCACGGCTTTGACGAGACCCTAAAACACCCCCGAGACGCCCTAAAACGACCCCGAGACGCTCAGCTTTCCGTAAACGTCCCAAACCTGACCCAAAATGCCCAAAAAACCTGCCCTGAAATGCTGCAGTCAGGCTGGGCTGTCCTCAAATATCTCAAATCTGCCTTAAATCACCCTAAACCTGCCCTAAAATGGTCACAATCACCCTGAGCTTTCCTTAAATGCCCCTAAACCAGTCCTAAAATGCCCCAAAACCTGTCCCAGAATGCTGCAGTCACGCTGGGCTCTCCTCAAATACCCCAAATCTGCCCTAAACCACCCCAAACCTGCCCTAGAACAGTTGCAGTCGTGCTAAGTTTTCCTTAAATGCCCCTAAACCAGTCCTAAAACACCCCAAACTTCCCCTAAAATGCTGTAATCAGGCTGGGCTTTCCTCAAACGCCCCCAATCTGCCCCAAAACACCACAATCATGCTAAGATTTCCTTAAATGCCCAAAATGCACCCCAAAAACACCCGCAGCCGGGCTGGGCTTTCTGCCAGGAGCATCAGGAGGTGCtccctagggaaaaaaataggttaaaTTAAGGAATTATAACCCAAAAAGGGCTGGGAGGGGCAGAGGATCACGGCGGGAGCCAGCTCGACCGCTGCAGGCCCCATCTCGCTGTATTTATTTAATTCCCCGTTTGCTCGTTAAGCGTCCTGGGGAACGCTGTGACCTAACGAGCGTGGCGCGGGGACCACCGGATTTCCGCTCCCAAATCCCTTCTCCTCCAGGAAGTCGCAGCTTCGCTGATATTTGCTCCCAAAGGGGATATTTTTGGCAAGAAATCGTTGCCGGATGGAGCAagagtccaggaaaaaaaaaaaaaaaaaagggggggggggatttcgCCTCAAACCTCGGCAAGGTTTTTGCTGGGAGGGGCGGGGTTTTCCTGGAAATTCAGCGTTTTTTGGCTTCTTTGGGGTAAAAAAGCGGAATCGCTGGGGTTCGTTACCGGTCTGTCGTCCTTGGGCAGCTCGGGGCAGAGGAACGGCGGCTGCGGGTAGACGTAGTCGTGGTGCACGTCCCGCAGCGAGGGCACGAAGACGAGCTGGGAGCCGGCGCTGgcggaagaaaagagggaaaaacaggCAATTGAGGGACAAAGATGAGTCGAGAGTCGACGCTGctggaaaaagaggggaaaaagcaggtgATTAATGAACAGGCAGAGCCAAGGGACACTTTAACAGCCAGAAACAGCACTTTGTGTAGAATTACAGCTGGACGCCTTCAAAAATAGCCTATTTTGGAGCATTCTAGCAGTGAGAGGACagtgggaaggtcatggaacagatcctcctcagtgccattacacggcacatgcaggagaacagggtgatcaggcccagtcagcatgggtttgtgaagggcaggtcatgcctatcaaacctaatatccttctaggataaggtgacccacttagtggatgagggaaaagctgtggatgttatctactggGATtattgcaaagcttttgacaccgtttcccacagcattctcctggagaaactggctgctcatggcctggacaggtgtactcttcgctgggtaaaaaactggctggatggccgtgcccagagagtggtggtaaatggagttaaatccagttggtgtccagtcacaagtggcgtcccccagggctcggtgctggggccggttctctttaatatctttatcaatgatctggatgaagggatcgaatgcaccctcagtaagttcgcagatgacactaaactgggcaggcgtgttgatctgcttgagggtaggttggctctgcagagggatctggacaggctggaccgatgggctgagaccaatggtatgaggttcaacaaggccaagtgccgggtcctgcacttgggtcacagcaaccccatgcagcgctacacgactggggcagagtggctcgaaagcagccccgcagaaaaggacctgggggtgttggtggacagccggctgaatatgagccagcagtgtgcccaggtggccaagaaggccaacagcatcctggcctgtatcaggaatagtgtggtgagccggactagggaagtgatcatccccctgtactcggcactggtgaggccccacctcgagtactgcgttcagttttgggcccctcgctacaagagggacattgaggtgttggagcgtgtccagagaagggctacaaagctggtgaggggcctggaggacaaaccttatgaggaacgactgagggagctggggttgtttagcctggagaagaggaggctgaggggagaccttatcaccctctacaactacctgaaaggaggttgtagagagatgggggctgacctcttctccctggtgacaagtgatagaaTGAGAGAAAACGGGttaagttatgtcaggggaggtttagattagatattaggagacattttttcactgaaagggttattaaacattggaataggctgcccagggaggtggtggattcaccatccctggaggtgtttaaaaaaagggtagatggggcactgagggacatggtttagaagtggctcttgtcagggtaggctaaaggttggactcgatgatcttaaaggtcccttccaacctcaacaattctatgattctatgattctatgacccaaAATCTGCTGAAATCCCCCCAGATCCCGCTTGGCTTTTTTCCGGAAAGGGGTTTCACCCCGTGGGCTGCGAGAAAGTGATGTTTTCCTGGGATCGAAGCCCCCGGAGGGTGTTGGCAAACAACAGGGCTGCGAATACGGCCTTCCCCCGGTGCGCGGTGACCGCGCTGAACCAGAGAAgcgttaaaaaaagaaaaaaaaaacagcctaaaCCCAACTTTTTTAGTAAATTTAGAAAACGATTATAAAGGAAAGGGTCTGGATGCaccaagaggaggctgaggggggtcTGAGAGGGTTTTTGGGGTGTCAGGGAGGGCTGCTGACAGCGAGAGGGACGAGGGGGGCGCGTCCCTGTCCCTGCCGGCGTCTGGCAGCGGATGAAAGAggctggaagggaagaaaaaaaaaccaaaacccttcgTTTGTTCTTTATCGGTGCCGCCGGGAGGGGGGAAGCGCCGTCACCCGGCCCCGGGAGGACAccgcggaggggaaaaaaaccaccgtGAAACATTCCCACTTCCTTTCTCCGtggatttttgggggggaaaagccAGGATGCATCTATAAATCACGCCCACAGcgtgcaagcaaagcaagcaCCACAGCAAGCAAACGCGCCTCAAATCCATTTCAGAGCCCGTTAACGAGGCTTTGAACCAAAATCTAACGATTTCTCTCCTCCGCTGCCAGTTTCCCTCGTGGGAATCAGTGGAAACCTCCCGTCCAGATCCCGTCTGGGGGAGAACGAGGTGGTTTTAGGCAAAAAGCTACCTGTGGAAGCTGTAAGACCTTCACGCAGTCACCATCCCTACCTTCTCGTCCCCTCGATTATCATCTTCAGGCAGAGCTTGAAGACCTCGGCGAAGGACCCCAGGAGCTGGCAGTTCTAGGAATTGAGGGAAAATGACGGGATTTATGGAATTCCCCCTTTTTTCAGGGTGTGCGGGGGGATGCTGCgaccacccccacctcccccccgcaGCTGCTTTGCCCTTCTGGAGTCCGGCAGCATGGATCAGCCCAAAATCCACACCGAAGGAGGAGTTTTGGGGGCAAAAATCAGCCTCTAGAGTGCCCCGCTCGTGCGCTGGGGGTCTCGGGGGAGCTTTGGGGGGCACCCAGCCGAGCCCCCACCCAGGGGTGAAGCCAAGGGGGCGTCTGTGGGTGCCCAGTTCTCCCTCACCTCCACTTGCTCATGCTTGGCATCCAGGAACGGCCCGAACTGCGAAGAaacggtgaaaaaaaaaaaaaaaaatcagagaaacacCACGAGCAGGGatggccccgtgtccccagccccaggagccaagTTAAAGATGTTAAACCGcccagaaaaaggtattttttcaattattcttgTTTGTTAAGCTCAAGTTTTATCCTGCAGCCCCAAAGGGCTTGGGGCAAAAGGGGAGACTGATAAAATTCGAGCGGGATGTCAGGCTTCAACTCCTGGGGCACTCAAAGAGCACGATTTGCTCTTAAAACAGGGCACTTTTTATCACTTTAGGGTGAAAAACCTGTGTTTTATCACTTTAGGTTGAAAACCAGGTGGTTTGAGAGAATGCCCGAGCTGCCTCTCTTCTCAAGCGGGGCTTTTTTACGCTgatttttaaggttttgaaaCCTCAACCGGGTTTTCATGCCGCAGCCTCTTGTTGCATAACACGTAACTGGTTTAATTGATTTGAATAATTGGTTTATATAATAAACCCGGCTGCCCCAGGCCCACCCGTCCCCGCTGCGGCCCCTCACCAGCACACAGACGTCGGGGCGGTCGCGGACGATCACCTCGATGAGGTCAGTGAGCGGGTCAAAGGCGATGCTGTCGGAGGTGGTGTAGGGTCCGCAGGCCACCAGCACCATCCTCTGCTCTGCGGGGGCAgaagggagggttttggggacAAAAAGAGGGGTTTTGGGGACACCCCGGTCTGGCGGGGAGGTTTAACACATCGTAGTGTTAAACCGCAGCGGGGTTGGCGGGTGAAGCGTCGGGGCTCACCCGGGGCCGGCTCTGTCGGCGTGTGGAAAGGAAGGGGCACCCCCTGCGGATAAATCATAAATTGTCTCGAAATCCtcctttttcaccccaaaacccAGTCCCAAACCCATTGCTGGGGACACGCTGGCAGTGCCACGCCATCACCTCGTAGAGCTTCGAGACCACCATCATCCTCCCAGTGCTGTTGGTCCCCTCCAGCGCCACGATCTGAAGGTGGGGGAGAAAACGGCGTCAGGCTCCAATTTGGGGAAGTTTGGGGTTCatacacacccccacacacaccccaaaatcGCCGCGGCCGCACCTGACCAGGAAAGAGGGAATATTCCTTCAGCTCCGAGAGGTCGAGGGGGATTTGGCCGCCTGAGGAATGTTCCCGGTCCCCTTCCAGCACCACCGATTTGGCGTTGAGCTTCCCGTTGCTGTCACAGCCGATCTGGCCCAGCACCGTCACCGGTTCCTGGGGGACGACAGGAAAAAAAACGagctggttttgccccaaaacgCCCCCTAAAggtgggtgcagggtgctggggtgacaCCCAAGCGGGGGTTTTCACCTGCGCGGGGAGCAACACCGAGGCGAATTCCTCCAGGTGATGGTGGTTCTTGAGCACGTCACCAAGCTCCTCGATCCTCCATGACAGCACTACggaggaagaaaaacaccataaaccccccccccccaaaaaccaggGTTACCACCCAAATCGAGGTGAGGGTCACCTCCCCGAGCCCCACCCCTTTCACAGCATCACCTTCCCGGACGTCAAGTGCTTTCTGGAACATGAATTTGTAGCTTTTTGTCAAATTCTCTTCCGGGACACCGAAAAGTTTAGGGGTACAACCGGCGCCGCCGCGACCGCTCCAGGAGGGACCCTGGACGGAGCCGAAGgaagccaccacctccccccgGCTGCTGCGCGACGTGTATTTTTGGGAGGGGGTGACACTGCGGGGACAAAAAATGGAAGGGGGTGACGGTGAGGACCAGCGGCGGTGGCACCACCACGAGCGCCGGTGACAGTCCCAGCGCGACCGCTTACCTCGGGGAGAAGCTGTTGGGAGAGAAAAGTGCGTaggggctgcgggaggagaggGTGCGCTTGGGCCGGGGGGTTTCTGGGGTGGAATTGCTGCGTTTTTGAGAACCCTGCGagacagaaaaatttaaaaaaaaaaaaaaggatgctttggGGTGAGGGTTTTTGGGGCAGAAAATGGTAGATTTGGGGGTAGGTTTTGGGGTTAAGGTGTCGGTGCGCACCTTGGATGGCGTGGTGTAGGCGTCCAGCAGctcatcctcttcttcctcgTCAAGGCTGATGGCTCGTTAAGGAGCACCCAAAACCcctatttttggggggggacacccgcCAGCACGCCCCTAAGCCATGAATTCCCCCTGTTAACCAGCGCTAACGAAACCTCATTTCCAGGGGAAGGGCCGAACATGGTCTAGACACCATAACGCCCTGTTTTTTTCAGGAATCACCCCAAAACCCACAGGATACAGCTCCTGGAGGGAGTGGATGTCGTGAAGGCCACTGTAGCGGTTGTCCCTCTTCCGGGGGACCCTGCTGCTCCGCTTggcaaggagctggaggaggaaggagggaggtgagTGTGTGTCCACCACTTTtcctgggggttttggggtgggggggacattGGGCGACCCCCCACTACCTCGTGCTCGAAGGCGTCAAGGACGTCGGCGGAGAGCTGGGTGCCGAGGTCCTTGCTGGTGACGAAGGCCAGCAGCTCGTTAGCCAACGCCACCGGGCCCAGCCCGTGGGTCAGGcacagctccaccactgcagcgaaggggagggagagaggggtcaatggggctggggaccccccaggCGTACCCTAAAACCCACTGGTGGGccccctcccacctcctgctccagacccctgaAAAGTTCCAGATCCCGACACCCCCCAACCCCTTATGCCCTCCAAATCCTGGCAGCGCCTGAAGTCCTGACCCCCATAATGCGCCCCCCATGACACCCAAATCACCCGAGACCCCCCCAAACCACTCCCCTGACACCTCCAGACCCTCAATACACCCTCAAACACACtctgacacccccaaacccctcaCTAGACACCCTCAGCCCCCCAGTTCTCCCTCACACAACCCCCCTGACACTCTCGGGCCCCCGGCTCCCAAtacccccccttccctcccccgacACGCCCGGGCCGTGTCCCCCGCGGTGTCCTCACGCTTGGCGGGCACGTCCTGGCCCTGGCAACCCAGCTCGAAGAGCGCCAGCTCCCGCAGCACCGCCTCAGCCGACACCGGCCCCTGCTCCGGCTCCGCCATCGCCGCGGCGAAAAGCCCGCGCGGGCGCGACACCGCCGCGCTTGACGGCAGCGGGGAAGGGGAGTGGGCGGGAGCACGCCTTATAAGGCAAGAGGCGTGGCCGCGCATGGCGGAAAGAGGCGGGGCCACTCAAATATACAGGGTCAACCGGCCAATGGGAGAgggcgggcagggagaggggcgtGGCCACGCAGCCCGGCTGCTCCAACCCCCCCCCGCGGGGTTGAGGCGGGGGAGGAAAAAGGCGGGAGTTTTCCCGCCCTCCCGGGGGTTTCCTCACAGCGGCGCCTGACGGGGACCGACCCGGAGGGAGCGGACCGGGCCCCGGAGGGGTCGTCCCCGCTCCGGGAAGACCGCCACTGGCCCAAGCCGACAGCCCCGGTCGGAGAGGGACCGCCCCGGTCCCTGACAGGACCCGCCCCGGTCTCTGATAGGATCGCGGGTTTTTGTTCAG
It encodes:
- the POLA2 gene encoding DNA polymerase alpha subunit B isoform X4 yields the protein MRGHASCLIRRAPAHSPSPLPSSAAVSRPRGLFAAAMAEPEQGPVSAEAVLRELALFELGCQGQDVPAKLVELCLTHGLGPVALANELLAFVTSKDLGTQLSADVLDAFEHELLAKRSSRVPRKRDNRYSGLHDIHSLQELLDEEEEDELLDAYTTPSKGSQKRSNSTPETPRPKRTLSSRSPYALFSPNSFSPSVTPSQKYTSRSSRGEVVASFGSVQGPSWSGRGGAGCTPKLFGVPEENLTKSYKFMFQKALDVREVLSWRIEELGDVLKNHHHLEEFASVLLPAQEPVTVLGQIGCDSNGKLNAKSVVLEGDREHSSGGQIPLDLSELKEYSLFPGQIVALEGTNSTGRMMVVSKLYEGVPLPFHTPTEPAPEQRMVLVACGPYTTSDSIAFDPLTDLIEVIVRDRPDVCVLFGPFLDAKHEQVENCQLLGSFAEVFKLCLKMIIEGTRSAGSQLVFVPSLRDVHHDYVYPQPPFLCPELPKDDRPLIWDLGQVHTNPQARPDAEELLPAVPPLGGAECRLRELLQLRLVTRHPGRPRRPLRAAVLR